From the Polaribacter tangerinus genome, the window CGTTAGAAAGTGGTTTCTTAGCCAATTCTTTGTAATTAGTATCCTCTATAGTGAATCCATTATACTGTTTGTCATGTGTTACAATCAATACAGTATCTTTTGTCATTCGTATATCTAACTCACTAGCAAAACAACCTAATCTAATAGCTTCTTTTAATGAAGCAATAGAGTTTTGAGGTAGTTTTTTTTCTTTCCATGCTCCACGATGTGCTACAACAGAATTGTCTGCAAAAGGAAGCCTTTCAGACTTCGTTATGTTGGAACACGAAAACAATAAGGAGGATAATAATACTATACAATAAATTCGCATTGGCGGTGAAATATTTTAATTACAGAATTTCTAAATCGTTATCAAAAAAAGAAAGTATCGAAATAAATTTTTATTTATTTCGATACTGACTTAAAATAGTTTCATAAAATAATTTTACTATTGAGTTCTAAACACCTTTTGGGTTATTATGATCAAAAAAATGAACTATTTTTTTGTTTAAAATTAGACGGTTAGTTGTATCCTTCGTTTTGAGGATAATTAGGACCTAACAAATCTAAATCTTGTTGAAAAATTGGCCAGTTAATAAAATGGTCTTGCCAATTTGTTCTTGGATCTTTAGCGCCTAAATTTGCAGGAAAGAAATTGCCATCACCTGCATAATTTCTCATTTGACGATTAATTACTGCTTGCCCCATTCTTTTTAAAGTAAACCATCTTTGTCCTTCAAATGCTAATTCTCTAGCTCTTTCATCTAAAATAGCTTGCTCATCTACTGAGGTTAATTCTGCAGCTTTTGCTCTTTTTCTAATGGCATTAATATATGGCAATGGATCTCCTGTCGTTTTCATAATTGCTTCTGCTGCAATTAAATAAGTTTCAGCTAACCTGTAAACCATAATATTGCTTCTTTGTAAATAAGACTCTGGCTCATCATCTTCTTGTGCAAATTTAATACAAGAAGGGTGTAACCTTTGGTAATATCTTTGATATTGAACACCAGATGGATTTGCAGGAGTAATAGGTTTATAAATATCTATTAATTGCCCTGTATTTGCCCCAGAAGTATAATAGTAATTTAGCCTAAAATAAGTATTATCATCTCTTGTATCATTTGGGTCTGCAGCTAATAAATCTTGTAAATATCTGTTTGGTAAAACTCTAGAAAAACCTCTACCACCTTGCTCAATATTCGATTCTATTCCTGGAATTTGAAAATACTGTGTTACAAAATTCGCATTCATCATGGTGGTATTACCGCCTCCTATAACATCATCTTGAGATTGAATTACAAACAATTGTTCTGAGTGATTTCTATCTCCTGCAAAAACATCTTTAGTTTCATCTACTAAAGCATGAGGACTCATTGGATCTTCTATAACATCAAGTGCCTGATTTTTTGCTTCTTCAAAATCACCTTCCCACATTGCTACTTTTGCTCTTACGTGTTTAGCTGTTCCTTTAGAAACTCTTCCAAATGTAACATTCCAATCTAAATGCTCAATAGCAAAATCTAGATCATTTCTTAGAAGGTTAAAAATTTCTTCTTTAGATGATTTTGTTTCAATTAAATCGAAAGCATTCTCTACAGTAACAGACTCTGTAGTTACATAAATATTGTTGTACATTCTATACAAATAGAAGTATGCATGTGCTCTAAAAAATTTTGCTTCTGCAATAATTTTATTTTTTGTTGCAGCATCTACTCCTTCTACAACTTCTGCAGCGTTAATAATGTCTGTAGCTTTACTTGCTAAATTATAGAAATGTTTCCAAAATAATCTAGACGCTAAGTTTGCACCAAAATCTACCGGAGATATTCCTCTTTGATATCTTCCCATTAAACCGGTATACCCAGTTCTACTAAATGCTAAATCTGATCTTGACTGCATTAAAACAGCTCCCATAAAATCTTCTACTCTAGTGTCGTATCTGTCTCTATTGAACTTATACAAACTAACAACACCAGACTTTAAACCTTCTTCTGTATTGTATACATAGCCAGAGTCTATTAGGGTTCCTGGTTGCTCATCTAAATAACCTTCACAAGAAACCACTAGAAACAAAACTGCAAGTAGTAGTATACTTTTTTTAATTTTCGAATACATATTATTTGTTTTCATAATGTTTTTTATTAAAATTTAACTTTTACACCAAACGTTACCGCTCTCGCATCTGGATAACCAGTATCTGCATTAGAAAATGTACTTCTAATATTTACCTCAGGGCTATATCCTATATAATCTGTATTTGTAAACAAATTAGTACCCGTTAAATACATTTTTATTTGATCTACTTTTAATGAAGATGTTAATACTCCTGGCAAAGTATATCCTAAACTTACTGTTCTTAATCTTAAGTATGATGCATCTTTTAATGCTAAAGAATTTAAGTATTGAGGCGCTGCATCAAAGTTTGCTCTTGGAAAAGTTGTTGATGGATTTTCTGGAGTATAGTAAGGTACTTTTACACCGTTTAATTTTCCTGAAATAGTTCCTCCATTATTAAAGTCGGATAAAAATGGGTTTACTTTTTGAACACCTTCCACGGCATAAAAATCAACAAATAAATCGAAACCTTTATAGCTCATTGTAGAAGAGAAAGAACCAAACCAATCTGGATTAGGGTCCACAAAAACTCTATCTTCTTGGGTAATTTTACCATCTGGCACACCTGTTAGGTTTCCATCTGCATCTACACCATTAGTATCTTTTATTCTAATATCTCCAGGTCTTAAATCTGTTTGAGTTAAAGCAGAGTCTGGATTTGCTTGAGGCGCATTGGCAAAATCATCACCAACTTGCCATATTCCGTCGAATTGATATTGTCTTATAACGTTGGTTGGCTGCCCTACGAAGTACCCATAAGCATCATCTTGTAAAATTGGGTCTCCATTACCGTCATCATAAAGTTCTAATAATTTATTTCTGTTGTTAGACCAGTTGGTAGAAACAGACCATTTAAAATTATCGTTATTAATTAAATTTGCTGTTAAACTTATTTCGATACCTTTATTTTGCGCTTCTCCTGCATTAAAGAAAGTGTACTGATATCCTGTAATAGAAGGCACTCCTCTTCGTAATAATAAGTTTGTTGTTCTGGCATCATAATATTCAAAACTACCTGTTAGCAATCTATCAAACAAAGAAAAATCTAAACCAACGTTAAAAGTTGTTATTCTCTCATGATCTAAAGCTGGGTTTGGCAATACTACAGATGGCGAATAACCAGAAGCTGTTTGACCATCATAAATATAATTCTGACCTGTTGCTGTAAATAAAGAGGTATATGGTCTACTTAATGAATTGATTAACGAACCATAAGTTACTCTTAATTTTAATTCCTGAATTTCTTTAACATCTTGTAAAAAACTTTCATTCTGCATTTTCCAAGCAAATGCTACCGCTGGGTTATTAGTCCATTTAAAATCTTCGGCATTAACAGAAGAACCATCACGCCTTACCGTTGCGGTAAAAAGGTATTTATCAAATAAATTATAACGAGCTCTAGCCATATAAGATAAACTTCTAGTTGTAGATTCGTTTCTAACAACAGACACATTACCAATAGCATTGGTTATACCATTGTAACCTAAATCTTCATTAGGAAAACCTCTTCCCTCTGTAAACGTTTGTGTAAAATTGTTCTCATCTATCGTTTGAGCCAAGGTTAAGTTAAAAATATTATTTTCATCGATTTCTTTCTCGTAGTTCAAAATATTCTCTACAAAGAAAGCCTCTCTCAACTGATTGTCTATTCTTGCTACACCTCTATCTGTTACACCTGCACTACTAAGTGAAGATTGGTACTGACCTCTCTCTGAAGTTTTTCTGGTTAACGAAGTTGTTAACTGATACTTTAAGTTATCTGTAATTTGATAAGATGGAATAAAGTTTATTACAAAATCGTTCCCTTTTTCATCGTGTTGCTGTTCACGTAAATTCCATAATGGATTTACTGCCGTTCCGTCTTCTCCACTCGGAAATCTTCTTATAGAACCATCATCTTCGTAAGCTCTACCTAAAGGTGAAGTAGTAATTACATTTACATTAGCAGCTCTCTCAGAAAAATCATTTAAAATATTAATATCAAACCTAGCAGAAATTTTATCTGTTATCTTTTGGTCAATATTTAAACGTAAGTTTTTTCTTGTATATGTAGAAGAAGGTATTATTCCCTCTTCTCTAAAATAGTTAATACCTGCGTATACTTTGGTAAATTCTGTTCCACCCATTATACTTAAGGCATGGCTATTTACAACACCTGGCGCCATTAGCTCATCTTCCCAATCTACAAACTCATTGTTTGCTATAGAGTTTAGTTCAATAGCACTAAAAATATCCGAATCATCAGAATATTCATCGTTTGCATTAGTAGATCTTACCGCTTCTCTTCTTAACTGTGCAAATTCCTGACCACTGTAAACATCAAAATTTCTTTCAATTCTTTTAGTAGTTAAGAATCCGTGATATGAAACAGATACCTTATTATTTTTTCCTCTCTTAGTAGTAATTAAAATTACACCGTTAGAACCTTTAGCACCATAAATGGCTTGAGCTGATGCGTCTTTTAACACTTCGATAGATTCTATATCATCTGGGTTAATATCTTCTATACCACCATCTCTAATAATTCCATCCACCACATA encodes:
- a CDS encoding RagB/SusD family nutrient uptake outer membrane protein; this encodes MKTNNMYSKIKKSILLLAVLFLVVSCEGYLDEQPGTLIDSGYVYNTEEGLKSGVVSLYKFNRDRYDTRVEDFMGAVLMQSRSDLAFSRTGYTGLMGRYQRGISPVDFGANLASRLFWKHFYNLASKATDIINAAEVVEGVDAATKNKIIAEAKFFRAHAYFYLYRMYNNIYVTTESVTVENAFDLIETKSSKEEIFNLLRNDLDFAIEHLDWNVTFGRVSKGTAKHVRAKVAMWEGDFEEAKNQALDVIEDPMSPHALVDETKDVFAGDRNHSEQLFVIQSQDDVIGGGNTTMMNANFVTQYFQIPGIESNIEQGGRGFSRVLPNRYLQDLLAADPNDTRDDNTYFRLNYYYTSGANTGQLIDIYKPITPANPSGVQYQRYYQRLHPSCIKFAQEDDEPESYLQRSNIMVYRLAETYLIAAEAIMKTTGDPLPYINAIRKRAKAAELTSVDEQAILDERARELAFEGQRWFTLKRMGQAVINRQMRNYAGDGNFFPANLGAKDPRTNWQDHFINWPIFQQDLDLLGPNYPQNEGYN
- a CDS encoding SusC/RagA family TonB-linked outer membrane protein; this translates as MLKLIKKRKQLVVSFLFVFAISLQAFAQKTVKGTVLDESGMPLPGASVSVKGTSNGTSTDFDGKFTLSVSNEAKLLVVSYVGYKRKEVQITSASLSITLEVEANSLDEIIVVGYGTRKKSDLVGAVAKANLSKATATPTSDVTEMLRGRISGLKVDVGGGSLRPGGTSEILLRGRSSIEGNVSGIYVVDGIIRDGGIEDINPDDIESIEVLKDASAQAIYGAKGSNGVILITTKRGKNNKVSVSYHGFLTTKRIERNFDVYSGQEFAQLRREAVRSTNANDEYSDDSDIFSAIELNSIANNEFVDWEDELMAPGVVNSHALSIMGGTEFTKVYAGINYFREEGIIPSSTYTRKNLRLNIDQKITDKISARFDINILNDFSERAANVNVITTSPLGRAYEDDGSIRRFPSGEDGTAVNPLWNLREQQHDEKGNDFVINFIPSYQITDNLKYQLTTSLTRKTSERGQYQSSLSSAGVTDRGVARIDNQLREAFFVENILNYEKEIDENNIFNLTLAQTIDENNFTQTFTEGRGFPNEDLGYNGITNAIGNVSVVRNESTTRSLSYMARARYNLFDKYLFTATVRRDGSSVNAEDFKWTNNPAVAFAWKMQNESFLQDVKEIQELKLRVTYGSLINSLSRPYTSLFTATGQNYIYDGQTASGYSPSVVLPNPALDHERITTFNVGLDFSLFDRLLTGSFEYYDARTTNLLLRRGVPSITGYQYTFFNAGEAQNKGIEISLTANLINNDNFKWSVSTNWSNNRNKLLELYDDGNGDPILQDDAYGYFVGQPTNVIRQYQFDGIWQVGDDFANAPQANPDSALTQTDLRPGDIRIKDTNGVDADGNLTGVPDGKITQEDRVFVDPNPDWFGSFSSTMSYKGFDLFVDFYAVEGVQKVNPFLSDFNNGGTISGKLNGVKVPYYTPENPSTTFPRANFDAAPQYLNSLALKDASYLRLRTVSLGYTLPGVLTSSLKVDQIKMYLTGTNLFTNTDYIGYSPEVNIRSTFSNADTGYPDARAVTFGVKVKF